Below is a genomic region from Salmo salar chromosome ssa11, Ssal_v3.1, whole genome shotgun sequence.
CACTCATACTCTGCCATGATCATGTGCCATGTTTACATGGATTGTGAATAAGATTAGGCAAGGATTGAGAGTCCAAAATGCCTTGCAGAAATAAACTGCACTCATGGTCATTATACTACTATATTTACCCATGTTTATCTTATACATCACCTGCATTACTCAGTGACACTCCTCGGAGATGTCTGGACCTGTCCAACCTCAGCACTGGGAGTGTAGACGATGCCGCTGCACAGGGATCACCACACAAAGGTGAGCAATGCTTTTTGCATACCGTAGGTATAGTcattcacaacaacaaaaagcaaCTCAGGGGGACACCCCAAAGAGAAATCAGAGGCGACAATGGCAAGGAAAAACCAGGCTCCTCTTGACTGGGTTGAAGTTCAGAGTGTGACTATCTTATCTATGCTGGTGTGCAATGCATATTCTCTCCACCAACTTAGGTAGGTACTGTAGCAGAGGCTTTTCACTTTCAGCTACTTTTTGCACCATTTTTAATTTCAGTTGACACTGCTTTTAAACTTTTGTTTGTCTTTGATTGTCATTGCATTTTTGAGCCCATCGCAACATATTGTTTTCACCCCGTCCTCACCATTTTTATTTGCACATTATTTCCTGCTGGTTTGCAGACAAGCCTACTTCTCCAGTGGCCTTGGACTCTCCCGCACCAAGGTACCAGGCTTATTCCTCTCACCTTCAAGGACACCAACTTGAACCCTGTGTTtaaaataatatatgccatttagcagacacttttatccaaagtgatttagtcatgcatgcatacattttacgtatgggtggcccCGGGAGTTGAACCCACAAACCTGGCATTGCAATCCCCATGCTCCAAACATTCTGGAAACACAAATATGATTATGATTTGTGGAGGGATGAGTACCTGCTCCCCATGGGCCCTGTGGATGACAGTGGTACTGTGTTGCTACCTGCATCATCCAAAGTAATGTTCTCATTTGTTCCAGAAACAGTCGCATGAAGATGTTGCAGTCCTTCCTGGTAAAGAACAGTCTATGGATTTACTCTCCATATCAATGGGTTTTGTATGATTATCTCAGTGTGAGTTAAATTAACACACTATTTCTTCTGTCTCTTAGCCCAGGTTGCTGTGTAGCAGTCCAAAGTTTCACCCCAGTGAACATCCATTCAGTTACAAGGAGAATGTGAGTGGATGTATTTTCACATTCAGGGTTATGCATGATTAACTTATATTCACATGCAAATGCTGTCCAGTTTCTTCTACTACAATACCCTATTTCAATTGTGCCATCAGAGATTGCAGCTCTCAAGGGCATATACCGTACAAGATTTGTGAAATCTATaaagggggtggcaggtagcctagtggttagagcgttgggccagtaaccgaaaggttgctggatcaaaaccccgagctgacaaggtaaaaacctgtcattctgcccctgaacaaggcagttaacccactcttccccggtaggccgtcattgtaagtaagaatttgttcttaactgacttgcctagttaaacaaagtgTCTAGTAACAGCTCAGTGCCCTTTGTGGCTTATTCAATTATGGCCACTAGACGACAGTATGCGATTGCTCAATTTTCTTCACCTCTTGCTCTTGTATAGCCATGTAACTTCCAGACGTAGAGCAACAGCACTATGCTGTaacattgtgggaggcaaccaGTTTTTCTAGAGACAGGTTGCATGTAACAGAGAATTGCATGTGGATGTGTTTTTGAGGAGTTACtcaacacattctctctctctcacctgaattACAATTACTGCactgctgtgtttttttttttaatgttcagGTGGCCCCAGGGCAGAGAGCGCAAGGCAAGCCAGAGTGTTTGCTGCCTGCTCCAGACTCCCAGCTCCAAGGTGATGGTGAGCCCTGTGCCCTGGGGAGCCCCATCTTCCCTGCACCTCCCTCCCGAACCCAGCACTCCCCAGGGGATGCAGATGGATTCATGGAAATCCTGGAGCAGGAAGCTGATGAGGTGATTTGGATCTCATAGACTGACGTCTTTACCTCTTGTCCCATTCTGTTAATCCATGTCACTGAACGGTTCATGCAGCGAGGTCTGCACCAGTGTGACTCCTGCTCCTGTATTCAATGCACAGTTCAATCTCGGTTGCTACATCTTTAATGCTCCCTACtacttatgttttttttttgtcttccaACATGACTCCTTTCTTTATTTTAAATATCTCCACTGCGCTTTCCTCATGTCCATTCTCTCCCCCAGGGTTCTATTGCTGTCGCCATGTCATGTAGCATGGCACAGTTGCTGTCTGAACCCCTcatgaaccaggaagtggatctctcctctgtaagtctcctcttctcccatcatCACTCACATCCACAAACTTGCAGTTGATTTGAACTTTACTTGGGCGCGAGGAGTAACCGGTCATGTACATTCACTAGGTTTCAGTGTGTCGCCAGGAGGGACGCCGTCTCTTCCGATCCCCTTCCATGCCAGAGCGGTTGGCACGTCCACTGAAACgcacctccacctccccctccccaGCCAACCCCCGGCCACTCAAACGACACTGCACCTTCTCCGCCGTCTCAGAGGAGGTgggccagggagagggagacCAAGGGGCTGGAATCAACAATGATAGGAGGGTAAGGGTGGGTCAGGAGTGCTACGCTGTATATTAGTAGGGGAGGAGGGTTGTAAAGGCAGTGGTGAGGAGGGTCGTGAaggtaggggggagggagggtcgtgaaggtagaggggggagggagggtcgtgaaggtagaggggggagggagggtcgtgaaggtagaggggggagggagggtcgtgaaggtagaggggggagggagggtcgTGAAGGtagggggggggaggagggtcGTGAAgttggaggggggaggagggttgtggaggaaggaaggtagaggggggagggttgtggaggtagaggggaggaaggagggttgtggaggtagaggggggagggagggttgtgaaggtagagggggggagggagggttgtgaaggtaggggggggagggagggttgtgaaggtagggggggaggagggttgtgaagggaggaggaaggaaggtagGGGGGAGGGTTGTGAAGGTAGAGGGGGGGAGGGTTGTGGAGGAGGGTtgtggaggtagaggggaggcaggagggttgtggaggtagagggggaggaaggagggttgtggaggtagaggggggaggtagaggggaggaaggagggttgtggaggtagaggggaggaaggagggtcgAAGGTAGGGGGGGAGGAGGGTCGTGAAgttggagggggggaggagggttgTGGAGGAAGGAAGGTAGGGGGAGGGTTGTgaaggtagaggggggagggttgtggaggtagaggggaggaaggagggttgtggaggtagagggggggagggagggttgtGAAGGTAGAGAGTTGTGAAGGTAGAGAGTTGTGAAggtagagggggggagggagggttgtgaaggtaggggggagggagggttgtgaaggtaggggggaggagggtCGTGAAGGTAGGGGGGGGAGGGTTgtgaagggaggaggaaggagggttgtggaggtagaggggggaggtagaggggaggaaggagggttgtggaggtagaggggaggagggagggttgtgaaggtagagggggagggagggttgtgaaggtagggggggagggagggttgtgaaggtaggggggagggagggtcgtgaaggtaggggggaggagggttgtgaagggaggaggaaggagggttgtggaggtagaggggggaggtagaggggaggaaggagggttgtggaggtggaggggaggaaggagggttgtggaggtagaggggaggagggagggttgtgaaggtagagggggggagggagggttgtgaaggtagaggggggagggagggttgtgaaggtaggggggggagggagggttgtgaaggtagggggggaggagggttgtgaagggaggaggaaggaaggtagGGGGAGGGTTGTGAAGGTAGAGGGGGGGAGGGTTGTGGAGGAGGGTtgtggaggtagaggggaggcaggagggttgtggaggtagagggggaggaaggagggttgtggaggtagaggggggaggtagaggggaggaaggagggttgtggaggtagaggggaggaaggagggtcgAAGGTAGGGGGGGGAGGAGGGTCGTGAAgttggaggggggaggagggttgtggaggaaggaaggtaggggggagggttgtgaaggtagagggggagggttgtggaggtagaggggaggaaggagggttgtggaggtagaggggaggagggagggttgtgaaggtagaggggggagggagggttgtgaaggtagggggggagggagggttgtgaaggtagggggggagggagggtcgtgaaggtaggggggaggagggttgtgaagggaggaggaaggagggtagaggggggaggtagaggggaggaaggagggttgtggaggtggaggggaggaaggagggttgtggaggtagaggggaggagggagggttgtgaaggtagaggggaggagggagggttgtgaaggtagagggggggagggagggttgtgaaggtagagggggggagggagggttgtgaaggtaggggggggagggagggtcgTGAAGGTAGGGGGGGAGGAGGGTTgtgaagggaggaggaaggaaggtagGGGGAGGGTTGTgaaggtagaggggggagggttgtggaggagggttgtggaggtagaggggaggaaggagggttgtgaaggtagagggggggagggagggttgtgaaggtagagggggggagggagggttgtgaaggtaggggggaggagggtCGTGAAGGTAGGGGGGGGCGGAGGGTTgtgaagggaggaggaaggaaggtagggggagggttgtgaagggaggaggaaggaaggtagggggagggttgtgaaggtagagggggaggtagaggggaggaaggagggttgtggaggtagaggggaggagggagggttgtgaaggtagagggggggagggagggttgtgaaggtagaggggggagggagggttgtgaaggtagaggggggagggagggttgtgaaggtagagggggggagggagggttgtgaaggtagggggggagggagggttgtgaaggtagggggggaggagggttgtgaagggaggaggaaggagggttgtggaggtagagggggaggtagaggggaggaaggagggttgtggaggtggaggggaggagggagggagggttgtgaaggtagaggggggagggagggttgtgaaggtagaggggggagggagggttgtgaaggtagaggggggagggagggttgtgaaggtagagggggggagggagggttgtgaaggtagagggggggagggagggttgtgaaggtagagggggagggagggtcgTGAAGGTAGGGGGGGAGGAGGGTTgtgaagggaggaggaaggaaggtagGGGGAGGGTTGTgaaggtagaggggggagggttgtggaggagggttgtggaggtagaggggaggaaggagggttgtggaggtagagggggggagggagggttgtgaaggtaggggggggagggagggttgtgaaggtagggggggagggagggtcgTGAAGGTaggggggggaggagggttgtgaagggaggaggaaggaaggtagGGGGAGGGGTTgtgaaggtagagggggagggttgtggaggagggttgtggaggtagaggggaggaaggagggttgtggaggtagaggggggagggagggttgtggaggtagaggggggggagggagggttgtGGGGGGGGAGGGTTGtagaggggggggagggagggttgtggaggtagagggagggttgTGAAGCTAGGGGGGAAGGAGGCTTGTGAAGCTAGGGGGGGAGGGTTGTGAAGCTAGAGGGTGAAGGAGGCTTGTGAAGCTAGGGGGGGGAGGGTTGTGAAGCTAGGGGGGGGTGAAGGAGGGTTGTGAAGATAGACGGAGGGGGGGAGGGTTGTGAAGCTAGacggaggggggaagaggaggagggtggttgTGAAGGTAGTGGGGAGGAGGGTAGTTTCTCTTCTGACTCGTATTCCGCTCACTAGCAGCACCTGCATAAGAGGACCCACTCTTTGTGTGACGTGGAGCAGCAGCTGGGTGGGGATGGGATCAATGCAGAACTCATTGGAGACTTCAGCAAGGTAGTATATTGAGACTACAACTAGTTATCCACACTAAAAACAGTTTCACAATCACATGGTCCTGTGAATTAAAATGACTGTTGCATTTTAGGTGCATGCCCTACCCACTGTGACAGGGAGACATCAAGGCTTGAAGTACATCACGGTTGACACAGTAAGCCCAATGATATGTAGCGTGCCAAACAGTGCATGTTACAGGAAGAGCAATTATATTAACAACAAAATCGCAATTCTCTCATTGTCCCAGATGAGTGCTCTTCTGGAAGGGAAGTTCAGCTGTTTGGTTGAGTCTTTTGTCGTGGTGGACTGCCGCTACCCTTATGAGTATCAGGGAGGACACATTAAGGTGAGAGATGAACAGAATTAGTCCCTGGACAGTTCTGACATTTTTTTTATCTCGATGTGGGAGATGGTACTGTGTTCTTCTGAGTTAGTGTTATCCCTGACTTCACCTGCAGGGGGCGCTGAGCCTTCCCAACACAGACAAGGCAGTGGATCAACTGCTATCCCAGAGGCTAAAAGCCCACTCTCCTGATAAGAGGCTTGTGCTAGTGCTGCACTGTGAATTCTCCTCCGAAAGAGCACCCAGAACGTGAGACATGCAGACCTTtcagtcatgtgtgtgtgtgtgtgtgtgtgtgtgtgtgagtgaaatcAGCAGAAATTAGGCTTTCTGCATGTATTCCATTTGAGATTAAGTCCTTCCTCATGAGCGAGTGTCCGTCTCACTCTGTAGGTGTCACCTCCTGCGCAGTGTGGACCGCAGTATGAACGAGTACCCAGCCCTGCACTACCCTGAGCTCTATGTCCTCAAGGGTGGCTACAGAGACTTCTATCACTCTCACCAGGTATGAACCTGACAATACGGAAATGGACTGTGGTCGGTTGGGCTAGGCTGTAGTCAGTTTATTTCTCACTCCCctggtctcctctgtctgtgtgtctgtcaggagcACTGTGAGCCCCAGTCCTACTGCCCCATGCACCACGAGGACCACAGAGAGGAGCTTCTGCGGTGCCGCACACACAGCAGAGCCTTGGCCGAGGAGCGCCGCAGACGCCACCACATTCAAACTCTCGTCAAACTCAAACTCTGAGGCAGtcatgttggggggggggggggaacagccACTCAGAGGGACAGCTGAGTCCAAACGGTGACCTAAAGATTGTCAATTTAATTATCTTTGTCAAAAGAATGTGTGATAACAAATTGGCCTTTTGTTGTTTGACAGCTTTCCAAATATAACCTTTTTCATATGCTGCCATGGAAACTGTGCATATGTGATCACTGCTGCCTAGTTTTGTCTATTTTCTTTGGATGGCCATGAATAATAACAACACTGTCCACGCATATTCATTACTGCCTGCCAGTTGAACAGGATATGTAATCCACTGATCTCACTGTCTTTTAATTACAGTAGAGTCCCCCGGTTAAGGGCTTTCATTTTTCAGCATTTGATATTGCTTTAATTTCATTTCCACATTGTAGAGCAGAAAGGGTGGCATTATTTCCAGTGTCAATCAtggatatatatttattattattgggGATCATGattttatttgaactgttctgAATAAcacttttttaaattgtttttttttttttaaccagggtGAATGACCTTGGAGTTTAGGTtgaatatgtttttaaataacttaGTTTAATGTTTTGATTGTCAGGTAGTTGAAAATTAATTAATTTCTGCATTAACAATGATGTATAATTAAAaaacacacaacaaaatgtaACTATTTTAATGGGTATCATATGAAATGGTCCCTGGACTGTAGAAACCATAACATAATGGAGAAAAATCTTGAGTGGTATTTTTGAAGAGCCTGTGTGAATATGCTGAGTCCTGATCCCTCCCTGCCAGTGCTGCAGCTGTGATTTCACCCCCCACACAGCTGGGTTAACTCTATGCCCCTCTCTGttaaaagccccccccccccttctttgCACAGCAGCTGTAATGCGGAACTGTGGGATTTCACAGGCCCCAGAAAGTGGGATCTGGCTTCTGAAAGCGGATAGGGTGGGAATGGCCATGGGTCAGACTTCAGACCTGTCCCAGGAGGAATGAAGTGGTGCTGGCTGTTGGAGTGGTGGGCCTTTTGACAGTCAGAACTTTTTTTTAATACCACCAATGGGGCTGCCTACATACTCTGATCCCTGATTGCTGCCAAAAGTCACTGGCAGCAACAACTCCGAGTCCCAGGCTATGTGATTAAGAAATCACATGTTATCAACCTTTATGTCCAATTGGGGGTCTCAAGATGCAGCTTTCAAAAGCCACCTGCTCAACAAAATCATCCTGTAGGCTACCATGGCTGTCTGTCTAATAGTGCTTTTTGGCATAGTGTAATGTATGGAATATACAAGCTGAGTTCCACTGAGCCAGTGGATTTTGAGAGTTGCTTAATCCCTGGTCTACATGGCCTGCAGTCCAGAATGGAGCAGTAGGGAAAGTGAAATGATCCATttgattaaagtggcattattaccGTGGCGGTGAGGGAGAGATTAGTTGTTGTCCATCAGCACAATATGCGGGAAGCCCAGTTGAAAAGCCCAACTGCTAACAGTGAGAGGAAATCCAACCTAATAGCTGACTACAATttgctatttaaaaaaaagaaggtcTAATTACATTTCAATAGAGAAGGCCATCATGTTTGTAATAATTGTGGACATCCCGTATGTAAGATTTTACTATGGCCTCTGCCAAGAGGTTCAAGCCCTGCTCTTGCTGTTACACCTCAATCACTAGTTGATTGGTGGCAGTGTTGTGATAATCCTGTATGGtagttccacctcaaaaagcacaagaaaaaGTATTTACACACCCttcatctcagattgttctgaaattgtttctgttagAAACCGATAAGATTATCATTCCTgcaacatttttgttgttgaaatataACTATCTCTgataaattaagctaattgattgtgcccaaattggccatttttaaTTTATAGgtttcatataatattcaattaATATACTACCTAACATCTGATTTGGACCACACTTTTTTTCTAACAATGAGTTAGACAGTCCAGAAGAATCCAAAGAAATGGTAAAAAACCACCCACGGAAACTTCCACACCCCATGTCAATCACACCTCAACAATGAATATATCGTCTCGGTTCCCTGTTTGGCAAGTAGTATAGAGCTGTGGCTCTGAGTGTTGTTTCTTCATACTATGTAATGCATTCTTAGTGAATTTGGTGATGTCCCCCCCCGTTCAGAGAGATT
It encodes:
- the LOC106563618 gene encoding M-phase inducer phosphatase 1-B isoform X1; its protein translation is MPLVVSLATHLKSICLLSLATDIVESLPMDGYSLSMPGPHSPDYHASPMSELANCFTGLSAFHTGDTPRRCLDLSNLSTGSVDDAAAQGSPHKDKPTSPVALDSPAPRNSRMKMLQSFLPRLLCSSPKFHPSEHPFSYKENVAPGQRAQGKPECLLPAPDSQLQGDGEPCALGSPIFPAPPSRTQHSPGDADGFMEILEQEADEGSIAVAMSCSMAQLLSEPLMNQEVDLSSVSVCRQEGRRLFRSPSMPERLARPLKRTSTSPSPANPRPLKRHCTFSAVSEEVGQGEGDQGAGINNDRRQHLHKRTHSLCDVEQQLGGDGINAELIGDFSKVHALPTVTGRHQGLKYITVDTMSALLEGKFSCLVESFVVVDCRYPYEYQGGHIKGALSLPNTDKAVDQLLSQRLKAHSPDKRLVLVLHCEFSSERAPRTCHLLRSVDRSMNEYPALHYPELYVLKGGYRDFYHSHQEHCEPQSYCPMHHEDHREELLRCRTHSRALAEERRRRHHIQTLVKLKL
- the LOC106563618 gene encoding M-phase inducer phosphatase 1-B isoform X5, encoding MSLPMDGYSLSMPGPHSPDYHASPMSELANCFTGLSAFHTGDTPRRCLDLSNLSTGSVDDAAAQGSPHKDKPTSPVALDSPAPRNSRMKMLQSFLPRLLCSSPKFHPSEHPFSYKENVAPGQRAQGKPECLLPAPDSQLQGDGEPCALGSPIFPAPPSRTQHSPGDADGFMEILEQEADEGSIAVAMSCSMAQLLSEPLMNQEVDLSSVSVCRQEGRRLFRSPSMPERLARPLKRTSTSPSPANPRPLKRHCTFSAVSEEVGQGEGDQGAGINNDRRQHLHKRTHSLCDVEQQLGGDGINAELIGDFSKVHALPTVTGRHQGLKYITVDTMSALLEGKFSCLVESFVVVDCRYPYEYQGGHIKGALSLPNTDKAVDQLLSQRLKAHSPDKRLVLVLHCEFSSERAPRTCHLLRSVDRSMNEYPALHYPELYVLKGGYRDFYHSHQEHCEPQSYCPMHHEDHREELLRCRTHSRALAEERRRRHHIQTLVKLKL
- the LOC106563618 gene encoding M-phase inducer phosphatase 1-B isoform X3 yields the protein MPLVVSLATHLKSICLLSLATDIVESLPMDGYSLSMPGPHSPDYHASPMSELANCFTGLSAFHTGDTPRRCLDLSNLSTGSVDDAAAQGSPHKDKPTSPVALDSPAPRNSRMKMLQSFLPRLLCSSPKFHPSEHPFSYKENVAPGQRAQGKPECLLPAPDSQLQGDGEPCALGSPIFPAPPSRTQHSPGDADGFMEILEQEADEGSIAVAMSCSMAQLLSEPLMNQEVDLSSVSVCRQEGRRLFRSPSMPERLARPLKRTSTSPSPANPRPLKRHCTFSAVSEEQHLHKRTHSLCDVEQQLGGDGINAELIGDFSKVHALPTVTGRHQGLKYITVDTMSALLEGKFSCLVESFVVVDCRYPYEYQGGHIKGALSLPNTDKAVDQLLSQRLKAHSPDKRLVLVLHCEFSSERAPRTCHLLRSVDRSMNEYPALHYPELYVLKGGYRDFYHSHQEHCEPQSYCPMHHEDHREELLRCRTHSRALAEERRRRHHIQTLVKLKL
- the LOC106563618 gene encoding M-phase inducer phosphatase 1-B isoform X4, producing the protein MPLVVSLATHLKSICLLSLATDIVESLPMDGYSLSMPGPHSPDYHASPMSELANCFTGLSAFHTGDTPRRCLDLSNLSTGSVDDAAAQGSPHKDKPTSPVALDSPAPRNSRMKMLQSFLPRLLCSSPKFHPSEHPFSYKENVAPGQRAQGKPECLLPAPDSQLQGDGEPCALGSPIFPAPPSRTQHSPGDADGFMEILEQEADEGSIAVAMSCSMAQLLSEPLMNQEVDLSSVSVCRQEGRRLFRSPSMPERLARPLKRTSTSPSPANPRPLKRHCTFSAVSEEHLHKRTHSLCDVEQQLGGDGINAELIGDFSKVHALPTVTGRHQGLKYITVDTMSALLEGKFSCLVESFVVVDCRYPYEYQGGHIKGALSLPNTDKAVDQLLSQRLKAHSPDKRLVLVLHCEFSSERAPRTCHLLRSVDRSMNEYPALHYPELYVLKGGYRDFYHSHQEHCEPQSYCPMHHEDHREELLRCRTHSRALAEERRRRHHIQTLVKLKL
- the LOC106563618 gene encoding M-phase inducer phosphatase 1-B isoform X2 translates to MPLVVSLATHLKSICLLSLATDIVESLPMDGYSLSMPGPHSPDYHASPMSELANCFTGLSAFHTGDTPRRCLDLSNLSTGSVDDAAAQGSPHKDKPTSPVALDSPAPRNSRMKMLQSFLPRLLCSSPKFHPSEHPFSYKENVAPGQRAQGKPECLLPAPDSQLQGDGEPCALGSPIFPAPPSRTQHSPGDADGFMEILEQEADEGSIAVAMSCSMAQLLSEPLMNQEVDLSSVSVCRQEGRRLFRSPSMPERLARPLKRTSTSPSPANPRPLKRHCTFSAVSEEVGQGEGDQGAGINNDRRHLHKRTHSLCDVEQQLGGDGINAELIGDFSKVHALPTVTGRHQGLKYITVDTMSALLEGKFSCLVESFVVVDCRYPYEYQGGHIKGALSLPNTDKAVDQLLSQRLKAHSPDKRLVLVLHCEFSSERAPRTCHLLRSVDRSMNEYPALHYPELYVLKGGYRDFYHSHQEHCEPQSYCPMHHEDHREELLRCRTHSRALAEERRRRHHIQTLVKLKL